One stretch of Hydrogenovibrio kuenenii DSM 12350 DNA includes these proteins:
- the lpxC gene encoding UDP-3-O-acyl-N-acetylglucosamine deacetylase, giving the protein MKQKTLANPIKARGVGLHTGHEALMTLKPAPANTGIVFRRIDTSPVVEFPISPNLVQETTLCTTIVKDVEQGLVKIATIEHLMSALAGIGIDNVYIDIDSDEVPIMDGSASHFIFLLQAAGIEFQDAPKKFIRVLKHIRVENDKGGVAEFSPYEGYRLNFSIEFDHPAFEQTAEKMTLDFSSTSYFKEVSRARTFGFMKDMEKLRAQNLGLGAGLHNAIGLDENGVMNLEGLRDKDEFVRHKILDAVGDLFMAGHPIVGEFTAHKSGHALNNQLLRALMADPDAYEIADYLGKEPPIEYGSSKVLL; this is encoded by the coding sequence GTGAAACAAAAAACTTTAGCAAACCCTATCAAAGCAAGAGGTGTTGGGCTTCATACTGGACATGAAGCATTGATGACCCTTAAACCTGCTCCTGCAAATACAGGGATCGTTTTCCGCCGTATTGATACTTCTCCCGTTGTTGAGTTTCCTATTTCGCCGAATTTGGTTCAAGAAACCACGCTTTGCACGACAATTGTTAAAGATGTTGAGCAGGGGCTTGTTAAGATTGCGACTATAGAACATTTGATGTCTGCCTTAGCCGGAATTGGAATTGATAATGTCTATATCGATATTGATTCGGATGAAGTGCCTATTATGGATGGTAGTGCGTCACACTTTATCTTTTTATTGCAGGCTGCTGGTATTGAGTTTCAAGATGCGCCCAAAAAGTTTATTCGTGTGCTGAAACATATTCGTGTCGAGAATGATAAGGGCGGTGTTGCTGAGTTCAGTCCTTATGAAGGATATCGTCTAAACTTCTCTATAGAGTTCGATCATCCTGCATTTGAACAGACAGCGGAAAAAATGACATTAGACTTCTCTTCCACATCTTATTTTAAAGAAGTCAGTCGTGCTCGTACTTTTGGTTTTATGAAAGATATGGAAAAACTTCGAGCACAAAACCTTGGTCTGGGTGCCGGGCTGCATAACGCAATCGGTTTGGATGAAAACGGCGTCATGAATTTAGAAGGCTTACGAGATAAAGATGAATTCGTTCGTCACAAAATTCTCGATGCTGTGGGCGATTTGTTTATGGCAGGTCACCCTATCGTTGGCGAGTTTACCGCCCACAAATCAGGTCATGCTTTGAATAACCAGTTATTACGCGCTTTAATGGCTGATCCAGACGCTTATGAAATAGCCGATTATCTTGGCAAAGAACCGCCAATAGAATATGGCAGTTCAAAAGTTTTATTGTAG
- the secA gene encoding preprotein translocase subunit SecA — MDLSFFTKIFGSRNDRLLKKYYKKVQQINALESEVSELSDEQLKAKQQAFKERIAAGESLEHILPEAFAVVREAGKRVLGLRHYDVQLIGGMVLHEGNIAEMRTGEGKTLVATLPAYLNALSGQGVHVITVNDYLASRDAEQMGQLYGFLGLTTGVILSGQDSEQKQAAYACDITYGTNNEFGFDYLRDNMAIQTEERVMRKQNFAIVDEVDSILIDEARTPLIISGPAEDKSALYQQINPLIAHLEQGEEDKETKTSTGDFTIDEKSKQVHLTDEGHSKIEAMLAEIGMIGENESLYDAEHITLMRHINAALRANLLFEKNRDYIIEGNEVVIIDEFTGRKMQGRRWGDGLHQAVEAKEGVQIQAESQTYASITFQNYFRQYEKLSGMTGTADTEAGEFLSTYSLEVVVIPTNIPPTRNDLPDLVFLDIEGKFASIVRDIKEVHATQQPILVGTASIEMSEVLSELLSGENIPHNVLNAKQHQREAGIIAEAGRPGAITIATNMAGRGTDIVLGGNLEAELAGLESPNEEKVAEVKAAWKVRHQQVLDAGGLMVIGSERHESRRIDNQLRGRSGRQGDPGVTRFYLSLDDDLMRRFASEKVKNMMRRLGMKSDEAIEHNMVTKSIERAQKQVERMHQDERANLLKFDNISNEQRKVVYAQRNELMEEDDVSEVIDSLRENVLESLMASFIPPGSLEEQWDIEGFENALKEDFALDLPVAQWVSDDKSLYEEKLRDKVIAEAKTLYDAKMQVIDEETRHHFEKEVLLRTIDQQWREHLNEMDYLRRWIHLKGFAQKDPFQEYRSTSAEMFEAFLNAVMYDTVQTLSLVQIHGSDDVDAYEKQQKDERPQQLEANHPAAQSISGVMGATQADEAQDSESAEETTFRREAPKVGRNDPCPCGSGKKYKQCCGKLS, encoded by the coding sequence ATGGATTTGTCTTTTTTCACCAAAATTTTTGGCAGCCGGAATGACCGTTTACTTAAAAAATACTATAAGAAAGTGCAGCAGATTAATGCTCTTGAATCAGAAGTTTCCGAACTATCAGATGAGCAGCTAAAAGCTAAGCAGCAAGCCTTTAAAGAGCGAATTGCAGCTGGTGAAAGTCTTGAACATATCTTACCGGAAGCTTTTGCGGTGGTTAGAGAGGCTGGAAAGCGAGTTCTTGGGCTGCGTCACTATGACGTACAGTTGATCGGTGGAATGGTATTGCATGAGGGTAATATCGCGGAAATGCGTACTGGTGAAGGGAAGACATTGGTTGCAACCTTGCCCGCTTACCTGAATGCGCTTTCTGGACAAGGTGTTCACGTTATTACCGTAAACGACTATCTTGCTTCGCGAGATGCAGAGCAGATGGGACAGTTATACGGTTTCCTTGGTTTGACTACAGGCGTGATTTTGTCTGGCCAGGACAGTGAGCAAAAGCAAGCCGCTTATGCCTGTGATATCACTTACGGAACCAATAATGAATTTGGTTTTGATTACTTACGTGACAACATGGCGATTCAAACTGAAGAGCGTGTAATGCGTAAGCAGAATTTTGCAATTGTCGATGAGGTGGATTCCATTCTTATCGATGAAGCGCGAACGCCACTGATTATTTCCGGCCCTGCTGAAGATAAGTCGGCACTTTATCAGCAAATCAATCCTTTAATTGCTCATCTTGAACAAGGTGAAGAAGACAAAGAAACCAAAACTTCAACGGGTGACTTCACCATAGACGAAAAGTCTAAACAAGTTCATTTAACAGATGAAGGGCACTCTAAAATTGAAGCTATGCTGGCTGAGATAGGCATGATTGGTGAAAATGAATCTTTGTATGATGCTGAGCATATTACGCTAATGCGTCATATCAATGCGGCTTTGCGAGCAAACCTGTTATTTGAAAAAAACCGTGATTATATTATTGAAGGCAATGAAGTTGTCATTATCGATGAATTCACGGGGCGTAAAATGCAAGGTCGCCGCTGGGGCGATGGTTTGCACCAAGCCGTAGAAGCTAAAGAAGGTGTGCAAATCCAAGCAGAAAGCCAAACTTACGCATCTATTACCTTTCAAAATTACTTCCGTCAGTATGAGAAATTGTCAGGTATGACCGGTACAGCTGATACCGAAGCGGGTGAGTTTTTATCTACCTACTCGTTGGAAGTTGTGGTTATTCCAACCAATATTCCACCTACACGAAATGATTTACCTGATCTGGTATTTTTGGATATTGAAGGTAAATTTGCATCGATCGTTCGTGACATTAAAGAAGTTCACGCAACACAACAACCTATATTGGTCGGGACAGCTTCTATCGAGATGTCAGAAGTGTTATCAGAGTTGTTGAGTGGAGAAAATATTCCTCACAATGTATTGAACGCAAAACAGCATCAACGCGAAGCCGGGATCATTGCAGAAGCAGGTCGTCCAGGTGCAATTACTATTGCAACCAACATGGCGGGTCGAGGAACGGATATTGTTTTGGGGGGGAACCTTGAAGCAGAATTGGCGGGATTAGAAAGCCCAAATGAAGAAAAGGTTGCTGAAGTTAAAGCGGCATGGAAAGTTCGTCACCAACAAGTTTTAGATGCCGGTGGGTTGATGGTCATTGGTTCTGAACGTCACGAATCTAGACGTATTGATAATCAGCTTAGAGGTCGTTCTGGTCGTCAAGGTGATCCTGGGGTTACACGCTTTTATTTGTCATTAGATGATGACCTAATGCGTCGTTTTGCATCAGAAAAAGTCAAAAACATGATGCGCCGTTTGGGCATGAAGTCGGATGAAGCGATTGAACACAACATGGTGACCAAATCTATCGAGCGTGCGCAAAAGCAAGTTGAGCGTATGCATCAGGATGAACGTGCAAACCTTTTGAAGTTCGATAACATCTCCAATGAACAACGCAAAGTTGTTTACGCGCAGCGTAATGAGTTAATGGAAGAAGATGATGTTTCAGAAGTCATCGATTCATTGCGTGAAAACGTGCTTGAATCTTTGATGGCAAGTTTTATTCCACCGGGAAGCCTTGAAGAACAGTGGGATATTGAAGGTTTTGAAAACGCTCTAAAAGAAGATTTTGCACTTGATTTACCTGTTGCACAATGGGTTTCTGATGATAAATCTCTGTATGAAGAAAAGTTACGCGATAAAGTTATTGCAGAAGCGAAAACGCTTTATGATGCAAAAATGCAGGTGATTGATGAAGAAACTCGTCATCACTTTGAAAAAGAAGTGTTGCTGCGAACCATTGACCAGCAATGGCGTGAACACTTAAATGAAATGGATTATTTACGTCGTTGGATTCATTTAAAAGGGTTTGCACAGAAAGATCCATTCCAAGAGTATCGTTCAACTTCAGCAGAAATGTTTGAAGCGTTTTTGAATGCAGTTATGTACGATACAGTTCAAACTTTATCTTTAGTACAAATCCATGGTTCTGATGATGTGGATGCTTATGAAAAGCAACAGAAAGATGAACGCCCACAACAGCTTGAAGCAAATCATCCAGCAGCGCAGTCAATTTCTGGTGTGATGGGCGCTACGCAAGCAGATGAAGCACAAGATAGTGAATCAGCTGAAGAAACTACCTTTAGACGCGAAGCACCTAAAGTTGGGCGTAATGATCCTTGTCCATGTGGCTCGGGTAAAAAATATAAACAATGCTGTGGAAAACTGAGTTAA
- the argJ gene encoding bifunctional glutamate N-acetyltransferase/amino-acid acetyltransferase ArgJ, with translation MNTNTAHPVQGVYLGTTCAKIKKSGAEDFVLLQFNDAAVTVATFTQNAFCAAPVTLAKRHLAVKAPKALVINSGNANAGTGKQGMMDAEQTCAWVANELGCSADEVLPFSTGVIGQNLPMQKVQQAIPMAAANLKIDGWSDAMKGIMTTDTVEKIYSEKVSIQGHEITLTGISKGSGMIHPNMATMLGFVATDAKITRECLQQAMTDAVNLSFNRITVDGDTSTNDACTLTATQQADMPTIEDSHSMAYQEFANALNHCMMTLAQKIVRDGEGATKFVAVEVENARSSEEALKVAHAVALSPLVKTALFASDPNWGRILAAVGRAGVENFDIDAIQIYLGDVLLVENGGRADSYTEEAGQAVMNETDINIKIILNRGEAGEVVWTTDFSYDYVKINAEYRT, from the coding sequence ATGAATACAAATACTGCTCACCCTGTACAAGGTGTTTATTTGGGAACAACCTGCGCCAAAATCAAAAAATCGGGCGCAGAAGATTTTGTGTTGTTGCAGTTTAACGACGCGGCCGTTACGGTGGCGACCTTTACTCAAAATGCATTTTGTGCCGCACCTGTGACTTTAGCAAAACGCCACCTTGCTGTTAAAGCGCCAAAAGCTTTGGTGATTAATAGTGGTAATGCCAATGCAGGAACCGGTAAGCAAGGCATGATGGATGCCGAGCAAACCTGTGCATGGGTTGCAAATGAGTTAGGGTGTTCTGCCGATGAAGTTTTGCCTTTTTCTACAGGGGTTATTGGTCAAAACTTGCCGATGCAAAAAGTTCAACAAGCGATTCCTATGGCAGCCGCTAATTTAAAAATCGACGGTTGGTCAGATGCAATGAAAGGCATTATGACGACCGATACGGTTGAAAAAATCTATAGCGAAAAAGTCTCTATCCAAGGTCACGAAATTACCTTAACGGGTATTTCTAAAGGCTCAGGGATGATTCACCCAAATATGGCAACAATGCTTGGCTTTGTAGCTACTGATGCGAAAATCACGCGTGAGTGTTTGCAGCAAGCTATGACGGATGCAGTAAACCTTTCGTTTAACCGTATTACTGTGGATGGAGATACCTCTACCAATGATGCTTGCACTTTGACGGCAACACAGCAAGCGGATATGCCAACAATTGAAGATAGTCACTCTATGGCGTATCAAGAATTTGCGAACGCACTGAATCATTGCATGATGACATTGGCGCAAAAAATTGTGCGCGATGGGGAAGGGGCAACTAAGTTTGTGGCGGTTGAAGTGGAGAACGCACGTTCTTCAGAAGAAGCCTTAAAGGTTGCTCATGCCGTTGCTTTGTCACCACTGGTTAAGACAGCATTATTTGCTTCAGATCCAAACTGGGGACGTATTTTGGCTGCTGTCGGGCGTGCTGGTGTTGAGAACTTTGATATTGATGCTATCCAAATTTATCTAGGTGATGTTCTGTTGGTGGAAAATGGTGGTAGAGCGGATTCTTATACGGAAGAAGCTGGACAGGCTGTTATGAATGAAACGGATATTAATATTAAAATTATTCTGAACCGTGGTGAAGCAGGCGAAGTGGTCTGGACAACCGATTTTTCTTATGACTACGTTAAGATAAACGCAGAGTACCGTACTTAA
- the hisC gene encoding histidinol-phosphate transaminase translates to MSQFWSDLVHTLTPYVPGEQPKVDNLVKLNTNENPYPPSQKIYDAIASVNDERLRLYPDPNSDNLKTALQTHYNLNSGQVFVGNGSDEVLAHIFSALLKHDKPLLFPDITYSFYPVYCGLYGIDYQTIPLTENFEINPDDYAIENGGIIFPNPNAPTGRLLALDAIETLLKNNPDSVIVVDEAYIDFGGESAVSLIQDYANLLVVQTYSKSRSLAGLRIGYAMGQQHLIEGLERVKNSFNSYPIDRVALAAGVAAIEDQPYFDDCCEKIIQTRNNLVEFLTANGFEVIPSSANFVFTKHKTLDASTIAQQLREKAIIVRHFKLPRIDQYLRITIGTDEENQALCNALADIIKSA, encoded by the coding sequence ATGAGCCAATTCTGGAGCGATCTGGTACACACACTGACACCTTATGTACCAGGTGAACAACCAAAAGTTGACAACCTTGTTAAGCTCAATACCAATGAAAACCCTTATCCGCCATCACAAAAGATATACGACGCCATTGCATCGGTGAATGATGAGCGCCTGAGACTTTATCCTGACCCTAACTCGGATAATTTAAAAACCGCACTACAGACTCACTACAACCTGAATTCTGGTCAAGTCTTTGTTGGTAATGGTTCAGATGAGGTATTGGCTCATATCTTTTCTGCGCTGCTTAAACATGATAAACCACTCTTATTTCCAGACATTACCTACAGCTTTTACCCAGTCTATTGCGGACTGTATGGCATTGATTATCAAACCATCCCACTAACGGAAAACTTTGAGATCAACCCTGACGATTATGCAATTGAAAACGGCGGCATTATCTTTCCTAACCCAAATGCACCTACAGGTAGGCTACTGGCATTAGATGCCATTGAAACACTACTAAAAAACAATCCAGACTCGGTTATTGTAGTTGATGAAGCTTATATTGATTTCGGCGGAGAATCCGCTGTTTCTTTAATCCAGGATTACGCTAACCTGTTGGTGGTACAAACCTATTCAAAATCTCGCTCATTGGCTGGACTTCGCATTGGCTATGCCATGGGTCAACAACACCTAATTGAAGGGCTTGAGCGCGTTAAAAACAGCTTTAATTCTTATCCTATAGATCGTGTTGCTTTAGCTGCTGGTGTTGCTGCGATCGAAGATCAACCTTACTTTGATGATTGTTGTGAGAAAATTATTCAGACGCGTAACAACTTGGTAGAGTTTTTAACGGCAAACGGATTTGAAGTAATTCCGTCTTCAGCAAACTTCGTGTTTACCAAACACAAAACATTAGATGCCAGTACTATCGCGCAACAGCTTCGTGAAAAAGCGATTATCGTTCGTCACTTCAAATTGCCACGCATTGATCAGTATTTGAGAATTACAATCGGAACAGATGAAGAAAACCAAGCGTTATGCAATGCACTTGCAGATATTATAAAAAGCGCATAA
- a CDS encoding Nudix family hydrolase: MQMNSNRKQIVVGVLRQGSKVLLSVRQKHQAYADYWEFPGGKVESGEAFEEALKREFQEEVGVETHSWQPLIQIPWDYEHASVVLNVFVSEEFIGEPHGKEGQTVAWVETRELDNYRFPEANAGVVSALRLPDAMMITGAFADQHDALAKLDAALLDGVRLVQLRAKKMEEADFIEFAKIAIHKIHGHGGTVLINGKPEWLDLLPEADGLQLASTELMHWSERPVPEDKLLSVSTHNALEIAKALELGANMILLSPVKPTSSHPDMEALGWQSFQSLIQNVPVPVYALGGMKASDITEAKRYGAQGVAAISSFWPSTI, encoded by the coding sequence ATGCAAATGAATTCTAATCGAAAGCAAATCGTTGTTGGTGTTTTGAGACAAGGCTCGAAAGTGTTGTTGTCCGTTAGACAGAAGCACCAAGCTTATGCCGACTATTGGGAATTCCCTGGAGGAAAAGTTGAATCTGGGGAAGCGTTTGAAGAAGCACTTAAAAGAGAGTTTCAAGAAGAGGTAGGTGTGGAAACTCATAGTTGGCAACCTTTGATTCAAATTCCTTGGGATTACGAGCATGCATCGGTTGTGCTGAATGTTTTTGTTTCGGAAGAGTTTATTGGTGAACCTCATGGTAAAGAAGGGCAAACAGTTGCATGGGTTGAAACCAGAGAGTTAGATAATTATCGCTTTCCTGAAGCCAATGCCGGTGTAGTGTCTGCATTAAGATTGCCGGATGCGATGATGATTACAGGCGCTTTTGCCGATCAGCATGATGCCTTGGCAAAACTCGATGCTGCGCTATTGGATGGTGTTCGTTTGGTGCAGCTCCGCGCTAAAAAAATGGAAGAAGCCGATTTTATTGAATTTGCAAAGATTGCTATTCATAAAATACACGGTCATGGTGGAACGGTTCTGATTAATGGTAAACCTGAGTGGCTCGATTTATTGCCGGAAGCAGATGGTTTGCAACTGGCGTCAACTGAATTAATGCACTGGTCTGAACGACCTGTTCCTGAAGATAAATTATTGAGTGTTTCAACGCACAATGCTTTGGAGATAGCTAAGGCATTGGAGCTTGGTGCGAACATGATTTTATTGTCCCCTGTTAAACCGACTTCTTCTCATCCTGATATGGAAGCTTTAGGCTGGCAAAGCTTCCAGTCACTTATTCAAAATGTGCCTGTTCCGGTGTACGCATTGGGCGGTATGAAAGCTTCAGACATTACGGAGGCGAAACGTTACGGTGCACAAGGTGTAGCGGCCATTTCAAGTTTTTGGCCATCTACTATTTAG